The following are from one region of the Petrotoga mobilis SJ95 genome:
- a CDS encoding MFS transporter → MSKSTGGLQLLIKNRDFLLLFFGRLVSSVGSAIFIIAILWSAAAEIGGVGAVSTVLSTIAVTNIIFSPFAGVWADRWKKKNILVITDLISGGILILLGIFFGTYFYQIWVLIITIFGLQICGTLFGPALLSLIPIMINDNELSQANAMISMTDRLSQLIGMAIGGVIVSLVGIKWAILIDGMTFIFSAVSEMFIKAEEKGRKEEEARKNGMIFSDIKEGFKVIWSNVQLKGLITLETLDDFFGTTIFVFLPVLASEILKVGPGEYGIMQTMLGAGSFISALVLSSIKEIKMKYLALMLSSVLAGVFLASLGIVNSYIYVLIALLMLGVMTEIGNINENLLIQRITPENTRGRVFALRSTIDNSLRPFSYAFAGIMATFFSLKSLFFVFGIITSILGIFYLLIPYQLKKRNVS, encoded by the coding sequence ATGTCAAAATCAACCGGCGGGTTACAACTTTTAATAAAAAACCGTGATTTTCTACTTCTGTTCTTCGGTAGGCTAGTATCCAGTGTCGGATCTGCTATTTTTATTATAGCTATTCTTTGGTCAGCCGCAGCTGAGATAGGCGGGGTGGGTGCAGTTAGTACTGTTTTAAGTACTATAGCTGTTACGAATATTATTTTTTCTCCTTTTGCAGGTGTTTGGGCAGATAGATGGAAAAAGAAAAATATTCTTGTGATAACAGATTTAATCAGTGGCGGAATCCTTATTTTACTGGGTATTTTCTTTGGAACATATTTCTATCAAATTTGGGTATTGATAATAACCATTTTTGGATTACAGATCTGTGGTACTTTATTTGGTCCTGCGTTGTTGTCGTTAATCCCGATTATGATAAACGATAATGAGCTTTCTCAAGCTAATGCCATGATTTCAATGACAGATAGGCTTTCTCAACTTATTGGGATGGCTATTGGTGGTGTGATTGTGTCTTTAGTGGGAATAAAATGGGCAATTTTAATCGATGGGATGACTTTTATTTTCTCGGCAGTCTCTGAAATGTTCATAAAAGCGGAAGAAAAAGGCAGAAAAGAAGAGGAAGCTAGAAAAAATGGGATGATTTTTTCAGATATAAAAGAAGGTTTCAAAGTGATATGGTCCAATGTTCAACTTAAAGGGTTAATAACCTTAGAGACATTAGATGATTTTTTTGGAACCACGATATTCGTTTTCCTACCTGTATTGGCTAGTGAAATACTGAAAGTAGGTCCTGGTGAGTATGGAATTATGCAAACAATGTTGGGAGCAGGATCTTTTATTTCCGCACTTGTTCTATCATCAATTAAAGAGATAAAAATGAAGTACCTGGCACTGATGCTATCCTCCGTTTTGGCAGGAGTATTTCTGGCTTCTCTTGGTATAGTTAACAGTTATATATACGTCTTGATTGCCTTGTTGATGTTGGGTGTTATGACTGAGATAGGAAATATCAATGAAAATCTTTTGATTCAAAGAATTACCCCTGAAAACACAAGGGGACGGGTTTTTGCGTTGCGATCAACGATAGATAATTCGCTGAGACCTTTTTCTTATGCTTTTGCAGGGATAATGGCAACATTTTTTTCATTGAAAAGTTTGTTCTTTGTGTTTGGAATAATAACTAGCATACTTGGAATATTTTATCTATTGATACCTTATCAATTGAAAAAGCGGAATGTTTCATAA
- a CDS encoding ERCC4 domain-containing protein translates to MGSFLWVLESTEKYRFPYRVTIRKEEKIILSLFVQDKWPGAGKHIFCMRDMEEPSSNYQEIERVPIISLNRYGKRLSVVLDRAQNKRCDFLFLKKKYKNKEGEYEQIFWRTEQGLKEHRPKVKLTAKGDHHLHILIDINERYPWKFANCNVERAQLKAGDYALLSESGIIAVAERKTFTNFIGDIGNLPLLHMKLGELAKYKHSAFVVEANYSDFLNPTKLKAYTPSYLSKVLAEIFAYHPGFQIIFAGNRKLANEWTLRFFQAVMSHEKDNIPTIVSEVASKYETKKDFTGGIYYDIRREILENREDTFTIDELRKKSPLTSDTKIRKVLNDLREEGYIENFGKGKKSVWKKI, encoded by the coding sequence ATGGGTTCTTTTTTATGGGTTCTTGAATCAACGGAAAAATACAGATTTCCTTACAGGGTAACTATTAGAAAAGAAGAAAAAATAATATTATCACTATTTGTCCAGGACAAATGGCCAGGTGCTGGTAAACATATCTTTTGCATGAGAGACATGGAAGAACCATCGAGCAATTACCAAGAGATTGAAAGGGTTCCGATTATATCGTTAAATCGTTATGGGAAAAGGTTGTCGGTAGTTCTTGACAGAGCACAAAACAAAAGATGCGACTTTCTCTTTTTAAAAAAGAAGTATAAAAATAAAGAAGGAGAATACGAACAGATATTTTGGAGGACGGAACAAGGGCTAAAAGAACATCGCCCTAAAGTTAAATTAACCGCAAAAGGCGATCATCATCTTCATATATTGATTGACATAAATGAAAGATATCCATGGAAATTTGCCAATTGTAACGTTGAAAGAGCTCAGCTCAAAGCCGGCGATTATGCCTTACTAAGTGAAAGCGGGATAATAGCGGTTGCTGAAAGAAAAACCTTTACCAATTTTATTGGAGATATTGGAAATTTGCCTCTTTTACACATGAAGCTTGGTGAATTGGCTAAGTACAAACATTCTGCTTTCGTTGTTGAAGCAAATTACTCCGATTTTTTGAATCCAACTAAGCTGAAGGCGTACACACCATCCTATTTATCTAAAGTTTTAGCAGAAATTTTTGCTTATCATCCTGGGTTTCAAATAATATTCGCTGGAAACAGAAAATTGGCAAATGAATGGACTTTACGTTTCTTTCAAGCTGTCATGTCACATGAAAAGGATAACATCCCCACAATAGTTTCAGAAGTGGCATCTAAATATGAAACTAAAAAAGATTTTACCGGCGGCATATACTACGATATAAGAAGAGAAATACTTGAAAATCGTGAAGATACTTTCACTATAGATGAACTTAGAAAAAAATCCCCATTAACTTCTGACACTAAGATCAGAAAGGTATTGAACGATCTCAGAGAAGAAGGTTATATAGAAAATTTTGGCAAAGGCAAAAAAAGTGTATGGAAAAAGATATAG
- a CDS encoding helicase-related protein has protein sequence MNKESDLYPSNNIHEFVKSMSDLTFITNAPNQTLKDRFEQLIKDCQSFDCLVAYFYISGFHLIYKSLEKTEKIKILIGIGTSRETYNLMNVSGNQLLSHSETKQEVEKMVESEMGDSEDNQNVEEGVRKFVEWIKEGKLQIKAYPSQNIHAKVYIMTFKEGDRDVGRVITGSSNFTQSGLLDNLEFNVELKNRSDYEFAKRQFEELWKDAVDVSEKYIQTISERTWLNQTITPYHLYLKFLYEYFKEELSKSDEIFTQYFPENFKSFDYQKQAVINAKRILEEYGGVFISDVVGLGKTYISAMLAGQLDGRTLVIAPPALLNKNNPGSWQNVFADFHLPANFVSIGKIDEAKRLTEQREYKNIIIDEAHRFRNETNINYEKIAEIARGKRVILVSATPYNNSPKDLLSLIKLFQNTKKSNIPGVTNLEEFFGRLESKLKRVDRQKDYNKFLEITKSNAKEIREKVLKYLMVRRTRKEIEKYFAEDLKKNKIKFPQVEDPKPFYYQLNEHEDSIFMESIRLITQEFKYARYTPLLYLKKGINSQQEQSQKNMVGFMKVLLVKRLESSFYSFKKSIERFINYYEMFIKEYREGRVYISKKYINKIFELSEAEDDETIQKLIEEGKAEKYESKDFNPEFEKDLKKDLEILKEIRTMWQSIKRDPKLETLIENLKNHKILKNKKIILFTESKETAEYLSENINNSLGNIALVFHGNSPETIKDIVIENFDARSKNQKDDYKILISTEVLSEGVNLHRSNIVINYDIPWNPTRLMQRVGRINRIDTPFNKIYTFNFFPTKQADSQIELTNIARSKIEAFLTLLGGDTSILTEGEPVSSHELFNKLLSKDTIAPEEEEESELKYLRLIEDIQKNNPELFEKVKHLPKKARSAKVLSEPLKDIARPQSLITFFRKGKLMKFYLSNKSKPAKETDFLTAAKIFESTADEKRTNILTQHYYELLDKNKSTFYDATIEEIIVDTRQRGSKNEIELLKILKVTQKNGKQLTKDQEEYLNQIITKIEEGGIPKQTVKKTLTSLNKISKEIQNPLKVIGVLQSEISPAFLKSHYAQTAAVTEGKREVILSLYLGEDNDE, from the coding sequence ATGAATAAAGAAAGCGATCTCTATCCATCTAATAACATTCACGAATTTGTGAAATCAATGTCAGATCTAACGTTTATAACAAACGCACCCAATCAAACCCTCAAAGATAGATTTGAACAGTTAATAAAGGATTGTCAATCCTTTGATTGTTTGGTTGCATATTTTTATATAAGTGGTTTCCATCTTATATATAAATCGCTTGAAAAAACCGAAAAAATCAAAATACTAATCGGAATTGGAACTAGTAGGGAAACATACAATTTAATGAATGTCTCAGGAAATCAACTTCTGTCACATTCAGAGACAAAACAAGAAGTTGAAAAAATGGTAGAAAGTGAGATGGGTGATTCTGAAGATAACCAAAATGTAGAAGAAGGAGTTCGAAAGTTTGTTGAATGGATAAAAGAAGGGAAATTACAAATAAAGGCTTACCCCTCACAGAATATTCATGCAAAAGTATATATTATGACTTTCAAAGAGGGCGACAGAGATGTAGGAAGGGTTATCACTGGCTCAAGCAATTTTACACAATCTGGATTACTGGACAACCTCGAATTCAACGTCGAGTTAAAGAACCGTTCAGATTACGAGTTTGCAAAACGGCAATTTGAAGAGTTATGGAAAGATGCTGTAGATGTCAGTGAAAAATATATACAAACAATAAGCGAAAGAACCTGGCTCAATCAAACAATTACCCCATACCATCTGTATCTCAAATTCCTGTATGAGTATTTTAAAGAAGAACTAAGTAAAAGCGATGAAATCTTCACTCAATATTTTCCTGAGAATTTCAAAAGTTTTGATTACCAAAAGCAAGCTGTTATAAATGCAAAAAGGATATTAGAAGAATACGGTGGAGTTTTTATTTCTGACGTAGTAGGCCTCGGGAAAACCTACATCAGTGCGATGCTAGCAGGACAGCTTGATGGTAGAACCCTTGTTATAGCTCCACCAGCCTTACTTAATAAAAACAACCCCGGTTCGTGGCAAAATGTTTTCGCAGATTTTCATCTTCCAGCCAATTTTGTATCAATCGGCAAAATTGACGAGGCAAAAAGGTTAACAGAACAAAGAGAATATAAAAATATAATCATTGACGAAGCACATCGTTTCAGAAATGAGACGAATATCAACTACGAAAAAATTGCTGAAATCGCACGTGGAAAAAGAGTTATCTTAGTATCCGCCACCCCCTACAACAATTCACCTAAGGATCTTCTCTCGCTCATTAAACTCTTCCAGAATACCAAAAAAAGCAATATCCCAGGCGTTACTAATCTAGAAGAGTTCTTTGGAAGACTTGAGAGTAAGTTAAAAAGAGTTGACCGTCAAAAAGATTACAACAAATTCTTAGAAATTACAAAAAGTAATGCAAAAGAGATCCGTGAAAAGGTATTAAAATATCTAATGGTTAGAAGGACAAGAAAGGAAATCGAAAAATACTTTGCAGAAGATTTAAAGAAAAACAAAATAAAATTCCCTCAAGTAGAAGATCCCAAACCATTTTATTATCAATTAAACGAGCATGAAGACAGCATCTTCATGGAAAGTATAAGGTTAATAACACAAGAGTTCAAATATGCTCGTTATACACCCTTACTCTATTTAAAAAAAGGTATAAATTCCCAACAAGAACAATCCCAAAAAAATATGGTCGGTTTTATGAAAGTTCTACTAGTAAAACGCCTTGAAAGTAGCTTCTACTCATTTAAAAAAAGCATAGAGCGATTCATCAACTACTACGAAATGTTTATTAAAGAATATAGAGAGGGAAGAGTATACATAAGCAAAAAGTACATAAACAAAATCTTCGAACTATCCGAAGCTGAAGATGATGAAACGATTCAGAAACTTATAGAAGAAGGGAAAGCCGAAAAGTACGAAAGTAAAGATTTTAACCCAGAATTCGAAAAAGATCTAAAGAAAGACCTTGAAATTCTAAAAGAAATAAGAACAATGTGGCAGTCTATAAAAAGAGACCCGAAACTCGAAACCCTAATTGAAAATTTGAAAAACCACAAAATCTTGAAAAATAAGAAAATAATTCTCTTTACAGAGTCAAAAGAGACTGCAGAGTATTTGAGTGAAAATATAAATAATTCTTTAGGTAACATCGCCCTTGTTTTTCATGGAAATTCGCCAGAAACAATTAAAGACATAGTAATAGAAAATTTCGATGCAAGGTCAAAAAACCAAAAAGATGATTATAAAATACTCATTTCCACCGAAGTACTTTCTGAAGGCGTTAACCTACACAGGTCAAACATTGTAATCAACTATGACATACCATGGAACCCCACAAGGTTGATGCAAAGGGTGGGGAGAATAAACCGTATAGATACCCCGTTTAACAAAATTTATACCTTTAACTTTTTCCCAACCAAACAAGCCGATTCCCAAATAGAGTTAACAAACATAGCTCGTTCAAAAATAGAAGCATTTTTAACGTTACTTGGTGGAGACACCTCGATTCTCACCGAAGGAGAGCCAGTATCTTCTCACGAATTATTCAACAAATTACTCTCAAAGGATACTATTGCACCAGAAGAAGAGGAAGAAAGCGAACTCAAGTATCTAAGATTAATTGAAGATATTCAAAAAAATAATCCCGAACTTTTTGAAAAAGTAAAGCATCTACCAAAGAAAGCTCGTTCTGCAAAGGTACTTTCTGAACCGCTCAAAGACATAGCCCGTCCTCAATCTCTCATAACTTTTTTCAGAAAAGGCAAATTGATGAAATTCTATCTATCGAATAAAAGCAAACCAGCAAAAGAGACAGATTTTTTAACTGCCGCAAAAATTTTTGAGAGTACAGCTGATGAAAAAAGAACGAATATTCTAACTCAACATTACTATGAACTATTAGATAAAAATAAAAGCACATTCTATGACGCAACCATTGAAGAAATCATCGTTGACACCCGTCAGAGGGGTTCTAAAAATGAAATCGAACTTCTTAAAATCTTAAAAGTAACCCAAAAAAACGGAAAACAACTCACAAAAGATCAGGAAGAATATCTTAATCAAATTATAACTAAGATTGAAGAAGGCGGTATACCCAAACAAACAGTGAAGAAAACCCTCACTTCATTAAACAAGATCTCAAAAGAGATACAAAATCCTTTAAAAGTAATTGGTGTTTTACAAAGTGAAATCTCACCAGCCTTCCTTAAAAGCCACTATGCACAAACTGCTGCTGTAACAGAAGGTAAAAGAGAAGTAATATTATCACTTTATTTAGGAGAGGATAATGATGAATAG
- a CDS encoding Eco57I restriction-modification methylase domain-containing protein, translated as MNREQAKNLVVKIFENPFDKNNFILFLKNLLKTFEEKPFVYKGKYIPYAFEPYISSLERIGKYSYDGKEIDLLIVQLKKETSLERARAMQRNFIAWYLKGSRGGKLKDAALVAFVSPENQDWRFSLVKMDYRFQETITGKVKAKEEFTPAKRWSFLVGKNENSHTAQSRFIPILMNDEYKPTLEDLEEAFNVEIVTDEFFQKYRDLFIRTKLELDKIVMQNPEVKQEFQTKNISTVDFTKKLLSQITFLYFLQKKGWFGVKKGQPWGTGQKDFMRKLFNKEFGDYQNFYNDILEPLFYEALRTDRSDADHYFSRFDCKLPFLNGGLFDPINNYNWVEIDIMIPNDLFSNIDKTQEIDQSDGILDIFDRFNFTVNEEEPLEKEVALDPELLGKIYEKLNAIREDNFDEYVKVLKAGKRSLETKFNKEYGVYYTPREIVHYMCQKSLINYLETEMNGKVLRKDLEKFVEIADSVTEIEAIALEKEEKIFSGDQKTTRYKIQTPEIIRRNAKELDQLLENIKVLDPAVGSGAFPIGMMHEIVRLRKLLSIYLGKEEKTYNFKRSCIENSLYGVDIDNGAVEICKLRFWLSMIVDEEDFYNIKPLPNLDYKVVKGDSLLKIEKKLLNFQLFEDLEITKPLLFSETSPSKKQDYKKQIDELFSKITNGNTEFDIEVYFSEVFHQKGGFDVVIANPPYIQLQKNGGKLAKLYEKLNYETFARTGDIYALFYERGIQLLKDNGLLCFITSNKWMRAGYGEKLRNFFARYNPQILIDLGPGIFETATVDTNILLIQKKPNEKNLNAVTLQRENHEPIDIKAELKKRGVILTDLTKDAWFIGSATEQKLKEKIEQIGKPLKEWDVKIYYGIKTGLNEAFIIDSQKREEILNNCRDEEERRRTEAVIKPILRGRDIKRYYYEWAGLWVIIIPAGWTNENRKNKKADEFIYEKFPALMDHLKRYEEKAKKRDDQGDYWWELRPCTYYQEFEKEKVVYGQFQDSAEYSYCEAGIYLSSNEYMIGGKYQRKYFLGLLNSKIIERYLNAITGNLGNNVKIGQKSNFEKIPLPPITPSNQSVVQQIEELVDKIISTKKENPLTDTSQWEQEIDRLVYKLYELTKEDVEVIESGK; from the coding sequence ATGAATAGAGAACAAGCTAAAAATCTTGTAGTTAAAATTTTCGAAAATCCTTTCGATAAAAACAACTTTATCCTTTTTCTTAAAAATCTCTTGAAAACATTTGAAGAGAAACCTTTTGTCTATAAAGGCAAGTATATTCCCTATGCGTTTGAACCTTATATAAGTTCGTTGGAAAGAATCGGTAAGTATTCATATGATGGCAAAGAAATCGATTTACTCATCGTGCAGTTAAAAAAAGAAACATCACTTGAGCGAGCTAGAGCGATGCAAAGAAACTTCATAGCTTGGTACTTAAAAGGTTCAAGAGGTGGGAAATTAAAAGATGCAGCTCTTGTTGCCTTTGTTTCCCCAGAGAACCAAGATTGGAGATTTTCGCTAGTTAAGATGGATTATCGCTTTCAAGAAACAATTACCGGAAAGGTCAAAGCCAAAGAAGAATTCACACCTGCAAAAAGATGGTCATTCCTGGTTGGTAAAAATGAAAATAGCCATACTGCTCAAAGCAGGTTTATCCCAATACTAATGAACGATGAATACAAACCAACCCTTGAAGATTTAGAAGAAGCATTCAACGTTGAGATAGTAACAGATGAATTTTTCCAAAAATACAGAGACCTTTTTATTAGAACAAAATTAGAACTCGATAAAATTGTTATGCAAAATCCAGAGGTAAAACAGGAATTTCAAACAAAAAATATAAGCACCGTTGATTTTACCAAAAAGCTTTTATCTCAAATTACTTTCCTTTACTTTCTGCAAAAGAAAGGCTGGTTTGGGGTTAAAAAAGGTCAACCCTGGGGGACAGGTCAAAAAGACTTTATGAGAAAATTGTTTAATAAAGAATTTGGAGATTATCAGAATTTTTATAACGATATCCTTGAACCCCTCTTTTATGAAGCGTTGAGAACAGATAGAAGCGATGCTGACCATTACTTTAGCAGGTTTGACTGCAAATTACCATTTTTAAACGGTGGATTGTTCGACCCCATAAATAATTATAACTGGGTAGAAATTGATATTATGATTCCAAATGATCTTTTTTCAAATATCGATAAAACACAAGAAATAGATCAAAGTGATGGAATACTCGATATCTTCGATAGATTCAACTTCACAGTAAACGAAGAAGAACCACTTGAAAAAGAAGTTGCCTTGGACCCCGAACTTCTTGGAAAAATCTACGAAAAGTTAAATGCCATAAGAGAAGATAACTTTGATGAATATGTAAAAGTTTTAAAAGCCGGAAAAAGAAGTTTAGAAACAAAATTCAACAAAGAATACGGCGTCTATTACACACCAAGAGAGATAGTTCACTACATGTGTCAGAAAAGTTTGATAAATTATCTTGAAACTGAAATGAATGGCAAAGTTTTAAGAAAAGATTTAGAAAAGTTTGTAGAAATAGCTGATTCAGTTACTGAAATAGAAGCCATTGCTCTTGAAAAAGAAGAAAAAATTTTCTCTGGCGATCAAAAAACAACACGTTATAAAATACAAACACCTGAAATCATAAGGCGAAACGCAAAAGAATTAGACCAACTACTTGAGAACATAAAAGTATTAGACCCTGCAGTTGGCTCAGGCGCTTTCCCAATCGGTATGATGCATGAGATTGTGAGATTGAGAAAATTGCTTTCCATTTATCTTGGTAAAGAGGAAAAAACTTATAATTTTAAGCGATCTTGCATTGAAAACTCGCTCTATGGAGTTGATATAGATAACGGTGCAGTTGAAATATGTAAATTAAGATTCTGGTTGTCAATGATCGTGGATGAAGAGGACTTTTACAATATAAAACCACTTCCTAATCTTGATTACAAAGTAGTTAAAGGAGATTCATTACTTAAAATAGAGAAAAAACTTTTAAATTTTCAGCTTTTCGAAGATTTAGAAATAACCAAACCCTTGCTTTTTAGCGAGACTAGTCCTTCCAAAAAGCAAGATTACAAAAAGCAAATTGACGAACTCTTCAGCAAGATCACCAATGGCAACACTGAATTTGATATTGAAGTTTATTTCTCAGAAGTGTTTCACCAAAAAGGCGGTTTTGATGTTGTGATTGCTAATCCTCCATATATTCAACTCCAAAAAAATGGAGGTAAACTTGCAAAGCTTTATGAAAAACTAAATTATGAAACCTTTGCCCGAACAGGAGATATTTACGCACTGTTTTACGAAAGAGGTATACAACTGCTCAAAGATAATGGCTTACTTTGCTTTATTACCTCTAACAAATGGATGCGTGCAGGATATGGAGAAAAACTAAGAAACTTTTTCGCCAGGTACAACCCACAAATACTAATTGACTTAGGCCCTGGCATCTTCGAAACAGCCACAGTAGACACTAATATACTATTAATTCAAAAAAAGCCTAACGAGAAAAATCTGAACGCTGTAACTTTACAAAGGGAAAACCACGAACCTATAGACATAAAGGCAGAATTAAAAAAACGCGGTGTTATACTTACTGACCTCACAAAAGATGCATGGTTTATTGGCTCAGCTACAGAACAAAAGCTCAAGGAAAAGATAGAACAAATAGGTAAGCCTTTAAAAGAATGGGATGTAAAAATTTATTATGGAATAAAAACTGGACTCAACGAAGCATTTATTATTGACAGCCAAAAGCGGGAAGAAATTTTGAACAATTGCAGGGACGAAGAAGAACGCCGCCGCACCGAAGCCGTTATAAAACCAATACTTCGAGGCAGGGATATCAAGCGTTACTATTACGAATGGGCTGGATTGTGGGTGATAATAATTCCCGCTGGTTGGACAAATGAAAACAGAAAAAATAAAAAAGCTGATGAATTTATTTACGAGAAATTCCCAGCATTGATGGACCACTTAAAGCGGTACGAAGAAAAAGCTAAAAAACGAGACGATCAAGGAGATTACTGGTGGGAACTTCGTCCATGTACCTACTACCAAGAGTTTGAGAAGGAGAAAGTAGTGTATGGCCAATTTCAAGATTCTGCTGAATATTCGTATTGTGAAGCTGGAATATATTTATCAAGTAATGAATATATGATCGGTGGTAAGTATCAAAGAAAATATTTTCTTGGATTGTTAAACTCAAAAATAATTGAACGTTACCTGAATGCAATTACAGGAAATTTAGGTAATAATGTGAAAATTGGACAAAAATCAAATTTTGAAAAAATCCCCCTTCCCCCCATCACTCCATCCAATCAATCCGTTGTGCAGCAGATTGAAGAGTTGGTAGATAAAATCATTTCCACCAAAAAGGAGAATCCTCTTACGGATACCAGCCAATGGGAACAAGAGATAGACAGACTGGTGTATAAGCTATATGAGTTAACGAAGGAAGATGTTGAGGTGATAGAGAGTGGAAAATAA
- the fbp gene encoding fructose-1,6-bisphosphate aldolase/phosphatase: MEKVSVSLIKADVGGIPGHSTVHPKLKEKASECLAEAKEKGLLVDYRVLHVGDDLQLLMSHRKGIDSEEIHKLAWETFEAATKIAKELKLHGAGQDLLSDAFSGNIKGMGPGIAEMEFTERGSETLVAFMMDKTEPGSFNFPIYKIFADPFNTAGLIIDPLLIDGFIFEVWNIKERKRIFLKCPEDLYLLLSLIGAKSKYVIKRVFPKDSSPLPKDEPAVVVSTEKLFFIAEKYVGKDDPVALVRAQSGLPALGEVLEPFSVPYLVSGWMRGSHNGPLMPVSFKDAQCTRFDGPPRVIAAGFQISHGNFIGPIDLFDDPAFDLSRKKALELADYLRVQGPFEPHRLPPEEMEYTTLPGVLKKLETRFEELE; this comes from the coding sequence ATGGAAAAAGTTTCTGTAAGTTTAATAAAAGCAGATGTTGGAGGAATTCCAGGTCATTCGACTGTACATCCCAAACTTAAAGAAAAGGCCTCTGAGTGTTTGGCGGAGGCAAAAGAAAAAGGATTGTTGGTAGATTACAGAGTTTTACACGTAGGCGATGATTTACAACTACTTATGAGTCATCGTAAGGGGATTGATTCTGAAGAAATTCATAAACTTGCTTGGGAAACGTTTGAAGCAGCAACGAAGATTGCTAAAGAGTTAAAGTTACACGGTGCCGGTCAAGATCTGCTATCAGACGCTTTCAGCGGAAATATTAAAGGAATGGGGCCAGGCATAGCAGAAATGGAATTTACAGAACGTGGGTCTGAAACTTTAGTTGCATTTATGATGGATAAAACAGAACCAGGTTCTTTTAACTTTCCCATTTACAAAATTTTTGCAGATCCATTCAATACCGCAGGATTAATTATTGACCCTTTGCTAATTGATGGATTTATATTTGAAGTATGGAATATAAAAGAAAGAAAAAGAATTTTTCTCAAATGTCCAGAAGATTTGTATCTTTTATTATCTTTGATAGGTGCAAAAAGCAAATATGTTATAAAAAGGGTTTTTCCCAAAGATTCCAGCCCGCTACCTAAAGATGAACCCGCTGTAGTAGTAAGCACAGAAAAGCTATTCTTTATCGCAGAAAAATATGTAGGGAAAGACGATCCAGTAGCGTTGGTAAGAGCGCAATCAGGCTTACCAGCTTTGGGAGAGGTCTTAGAACCCTTTAGCGTACCTTATTTAGTCAGCGGCTGGATGCGTGGTTCACATAATGGTCCTTTAATGCCCGTTTCTTTCAAAGATGCTCAATGTACACGATTTGATGGGCCACCTCGTGTAATTGCAGCTGGCTTCCAGATAAGTCACGGTAATTTTATCGGTCCCATAGATTTGTTTGATGATCCTGCTTTTGACCTCTCTCGGAAAAAAGCTTTGGAATTAGCAGATTACCTAAGGGTACAAGGTCCCTTCGAACCACACAGGCTTCCACCTGAAGAGATGGAATATACTACCCTTCCAGGAGTATTAAAAAAGCTTGAAACAAGGTTTGAAGAATTGGAATAA